CGTTCAGGAACACTTCCAGCACGATTATGTTCACCACCTGCGGATTGGATGCCATAAGTTGTATTACAAGTGTGGTAAAAATAGTAATCATATCTTCTGATATATTAGTTTTTCGATAACAAAAAACTACCATACAAAATCCAAAAGTTTAGATGTCCTATAGACTATTATGCTTTAAAGGAGAGTCCTAATGTTAGtcgttatgtatatttaaaaaaaacccacGGAAATTGTTCATAAAAGTTTAAAGTCATATATGTTATAAGCTTCTGTAAGTTTTCTCCtcctaattaaaaaaaaaagacatcATAATTGAAGTTCCCGCTGAACTCCATTGGTGTATTTGACTCAAACTTGACCGCAAACCCTACTCACACTGATGAGGAAATTGAGGACCTCGCAGAAGACGTACTTGGCCATGTAACAGAAGTGCATGTCCTCGTAGTCGGTGGTGAAGTACTTGACCAGCATGCGCAGCCGGGTGTTGTAGGTCTCCTCCGAGAGGAGCGCCTCGCCGACCTCCGAGCAGAGCTGCTTCAGCCGCCGGCCCTCCCACACCTTCCACAGGCATGAGGGGAAGTAGAAGATGAACGACTGGAAGAGCAGCAGGATGATGACCCACTGGTAGTAGCGCAGGTACTGCCGCTCCGTCTGGCCGCGGACCTCGGGGCCCACGCCCTCGGCTATCGACAGGGACCGCGCGTAGGCCTCGTTGTACTCGCCAATCCTGCGCAGACTCGATGTGAAGTGGGGTCTGGAGCGGACTCTTGAGGATGACTGCGGTGCGTTGGTTGTGGCGGATGAGAAGAAGGCAGAGTTAGGTGAGACTTGCTGGCTTGGGGAAACCAGCGCCTGCTCCTGATCGCCGAAGGTGTCCTGCTTGAGGATGTAGGTGCCCATGGTCCAGCAGTAGGACTGTATGTACTCGATGTTCTTCTCCTCGCTGATGCACTGTATTGGATCCCCGAAGTACTGGCGCGCCGACAGGAGAAGCGAGCAGGTGAGCAGGATGACCACGGTGCACCTGGAGTGGATGGTGAAGACGGAGTCGTAGATGCGTATTGACTTGAACTGGAGATACTTGGAGAGCGGCTTCACCGCCGAAAACATTTCTTCTGCCTCCGGGAAGAGTTCCTCGAGAACAGCTTCCAACTCTCACCGCTCCGCTCCTCTTCGCCTCGCGGTGCTACCTGTTTAtgttcccgttcccgttcctcTTTCCGATCCCGATCCTCCTGTGTCCTGGTTTTCGTCCGGGTTTTAGCCCTATCTATGCTGCCCCTCGGATAAC
This Drosophila simulans strain w501 chromosome X, Prin_Dsim_3.1, whole genome shotgun sequence DNA region includes the following protein-coding sequences:
- the LOC6726412 gene encoding innexin inx5 isoform X1, which translates into the protein MFSAVKPLSKYLQFKSIRIYDSVFTIHSRCTVVILLTCSLLLSARQYFGDPIQCISEEKNIEYIQSYCWTMGTYILKQDTFGDQEQALVSPSQQVSPNSAFFSSATTNAPQSSSRVRSRPHFTSSLRRIGEYNEAYARSLSIAEGVGPEVRGQTERQYLRYYQWVIILLLFQSFIFYFPSCLWKVWEGRRLKQLCSEVGEALLSEETYNTRLRMLVKYFTTDYEDMHFCYMAKYVFCEVLNFLISVVNIIVLEVFLNGFWSKYLRALATIPFYDWDRWNRVSSSVFPKIAKCEVLKFGGSGTANVMDNLCILPLNILNEKIFVFLWAWFLLMALMSGLNLLCRLAMICSRYLREQMIRSQLRFMTKRHVKRALRDLTIGDWFLMMKVSVNVNPMLFRDLMQELCELRTSESGSTLESPV
- the LOC6726412 gene encoding innexin inx5 isoform X2; the encoded protein is MFSAVKPLSKYLQFKSIRIYDSVFTIHSRCTVVILLTCSLLLSARQYFGDPIQCISEEKNIEYIQSYCWTMGTYILKQDTFGDQEQALVSPSQQVSPNSAFFSSATTNAPQSSSRVRSRPHFTSSLRRIGEYNEAYARSLSIAEGVGPEVRGQTERQYLRYYQWVIILLLFQSFIFYFPSCLWKVWEGRRLKQLCSEVGEALLSEETYNTRLRMLVKYFTTDYEDMHFCYMAKW